One segment of Rubripirellula amarantea DNA contains the following:
- a CDS encoding sigma-70 family RNA polymerase sigma factor, whose product MRYQQSDPDVRLMLRVRDDDAGAFAELVARYEMRLIRLMQTIGPRRDLAEDLAQETFLRVFRARKSYEAGAKFSTWLFTIAGNVARNSARSLGRRKEVSEVDASGNTSSPQLLAATALDASGLMPGRLVEGDERAEIVRAAVETLSERQRMALMLSRFENMSYQEIADSMELTTKAVKSLLSRARVNLKEKLEPYIESGLLQPAEDDELKHTGDV is encoded by the coding sequence ATGAGGTATCAGCAGTCCGACCCGGACGTGCGATTGATGCTGCGCGTGCGAGACGACGATGCGGGAGCATTTGCTGAATTGGTGGCGCGTTACGAAATGCGATTGATTCGTTTGATGCAAACCATTGGTCCGCGTCGAGATTTGGCCGAGGACCTTGCGCAAGAGACTTTCCTGAGAGTGTTTCGAGCTCGCAAAAGCTACGAAGCGGGAGCGAAGTTTTCGACTTGGCTGTTCACGATCGCGGGTAACGTAGCCCGCAACTCGGCGAGGTCGCTGGGCAGACGAAAAGAAGTTAGCGAGGTCGATGCCAGTGGCAACACGAGCAGTCCGCAATTGCTAGCCGCGACAGCTTTAGATGCGAGCGGATTGATGCCCGGTCGGTTGGTGGAAGGTGACGAACGAGCTGAGATCGTTCGTGCGGCGGTCGAAACCCTTAGCGAACGGCAACGAATGGCGTTGATGTTGTCACGTTTTGAAAACATGAGCTACCAAGAAATCGCTGACTCTATGGAATTGACGACGAAAGCGGTGAAGTCGTTGCTCAGCCGTGCTCGGGTGAACTTGAAAGAGAAGCTTGAGCCGTACATCGAGTCTGGTTTATTGCAACCGGCTGAAGATGATGAACTGAAACACACGGGGGATGTGTGA
- a CDS encoding AAA family ATPase, producing MAAKESSWPPVPRPELLPRVTSALRERFVFCDEIADVISAAFYEPCNLLLWGPGGHGKSDMVMAALRGLDVDESEVFVQSFGEGMSEDRLWGGPDMASLDTCLKYDTKRSFLAPQYKVVVFEELFDAPAQALLPLKDVLTRRVFMNGPDAVKMNAKVVIACTNKDPRDFAEGNDAVQALMERFLLQKEVRWPAYEKKHYRELFAKVCKNSSMGGKEMQTQLSAVIAGLNETKSFVMSPRMAIQSLKVVTNTARIRPDKKITADSFQSIRFVQGMQSYTADLERKIEKQLPKESDFQIQLEDRDFDDHSNGLRTARKEIPRLVATTLNKRFIHCREIVQVLTHACLQPCNVLLWGPGGHGKSDMVMKVLKALGYDDQEIFLQSFGEGMSEDRLWGGPNIAKLDEYLEYDTDRSFLPYEVVVLEEILDASSQALLPLKDVLTRRVFMNADQAVPMQSKLIIACTNKDPRQFAKDSDAVKALLERFPLQLEVRWPSYEQRDYEALFEKANPDAKEDRRKLHRIYAHVIANLNDDRENGFQVSPRIALGGLRLAANSVGRHGRKKLIVEDILTIRNVQGMESYKKDVEALIRSALLEGGVEVLLSDIDERAEQLKGRMEEINAIFESGQDLDQEARGDVNDEAINAMLDLMSGMDKLKRELMYIQISDPKLLAWKEIVEKRVDELSAEIEAGS from the coding sequence TTGGCCGCAAAAGAATCGTCTTGGCCGCCCGTGCCGCGTCCTGAACTTCTGCCTCGAGTGACGTCGGCATTGCGAGAACGATTTGTGTTTTGCGATGAGATCGCTGACGTGATTTCAGCGGCCTTTTACGAACCGTGCAACTTGCTGTTGTGGGGTCCTGGTGGTCACGGCAAGTCCGACATGGTGATGGCGGCCCTGCGGGGACTCGACGTCGACGAGAGCGAAGTGTTCGTGCAATCGTTTGGCGAAGGCATGAGCGAGGATCGACTTTGGGGAGGTCCCGACATGGCTTCACTCGACACGTGCCTGAAGTACGACACCAAGCGGTCATTCCTGGCGCCGCAGTATAAAGTTGTCGTCTTCGAAGAACTCTTCGACGCTCCCGCGCAAGCTCTACTTCCTCTTAAGGACGTGCTGACGCGGCGCGTATTCATGAACGGCCCCGATGCCGTCAAGATGAACGCCAAAGTCGTGATCGCTTGCACTAATAAAGACCCCAGAGACTTCGCCGAAGGAAACGATGCGGTTCAAGCATTGATGGAACGCTTTCTTTTGCAAAAGGAAGTCCGTTGGCCAGCTTACGAAAAGAAGCATTACCGAGAACTGTTCGCTAAAGTTTGCAAGAATTCCAGCATGGGCGGCAAGGAAATGCAAACTCAACTTTCCGCTGTGATCGCGGGCCTCAACGAAACCAAGTCGTTTGTGATGTCGCCTCGCATGGCGATTCAGTCTCTTAAGGTGGTCACCAACACCGCACGCATTCGACCCGACAAGAAAATCACCGCCGACTCGTTTCAAAGCATTCGATTCGTTCAGGGCATGCAGTCTTACACGGCGGACCTCGAACGCAAAATCGAGAAACAACTGCCTAAGGAATCCGATTTTCAGATTCAACTGGAAGATCGCGATTTTGACGATCACAGTAACGGCCTAAGAACCGCTCGCAAAGAGATCCCAAGATTGGTCGCTACGACTCTCAACAAACGGTTTATCCACTGCCGTGAAATCGTGCAGGTTCTCACTCATGCCTGCTTGCAACCTTGCAACGTACTGCTGTGGGGACCAGGTGGGCATGGCAAATCCGACATGGTGATGAAGGTGCTTAAAGCACTTGGCTATGACGACCAGGAAATTTTCCTACAGTCGTTCGGCGAAGGAATGAGCGAGGATCGTTTGTGGGGAGGCCCTAATATCGCGAAGCTCGATGAATATCTGGAATACGACACCGATCGTTCGTTTCTGCCGTACGAAGTGGTCGTGCTTGAAGAGATCCTTGATGCGTCTTCCCAAGCGTTATTGCCGCTCAAAGATGTTCTGACGCGTCGTGTGTTCATGAACGCCGACCAAGCTGTACCGATGCAATCGAAATTGATCATCGCGTGTACGAACAAAGACCCTCGACAATTCGCGAAAGACAGCGACGCGGTGAAGGCTTTGCTGGAACGGTTTCCGCTGCAACTTGAGGTGCGATGGCCGTCCTACGAACAGCGAGACTACGAAGCGTTGTTTGAAAAAGCCAATCCGGACGCCAAGGAAGACCGCCGCAAACTGCATCGCATCTACGCTCACGTGATCGCGAACCTAAACGACGACCGCGAAAACGGATTCCAGGTTTCACCTCGGATCGCGCTAGGTGGACTGCGACTTGCCGCCAATAGTGTTGGTCGGCACGGTCGAAAGAAGTTGATCGTGGAAGACATTCTGACGATTCGAAATGTGCAGGGCATGGAATCTTACAAGAAAGACGTCGAGGCCCTCATTCGAAGTGCACTGCTCGAAGGCGGCGTCGAAGTCCTATTAAGCGATATCGACGAACGAGCCGAGCAGCTCAAAGGACGCATGGAAGAGATCAATGCGATTTTTGAATCGGGTCAAGACCTCGACCAAGAGGCGCGCGGCGACGTCAATGACGAAGCGATCAACGCAATGTTGGATCTGATGAGCGGCATGGACAAGCTGAAACGCGAATTGATGTACATTCAAATATCCGATCCGAAGCTGTTGGCCTGGAAGGAAATTGTCGAGAAACGCGTGGACGAACTTTCCGCTGAAATCGAAGCGGGCTCGTAG
- a CDS encoding anti-sigma factor family protein translates to MSQDTLTDESPTHPDDELLVAYLDGELDRESRTEVEDRLVADADLRKRLSRLQAGWEMLDAIAVPDTSASLVETTLELAIADLSQQTSVGTQKSRSWWVPICLVAVIGAAAAIGYAYSAYERQVALKNELRDLAIAEDLDAYSHGGNLELMRLLSANSDWLQLVSTARELSSTDQSTVPLYQVAIEQRPDAIEDMPIERRVQLQSRSERWGRFDEATQATIRQNAEATWSQSDHESLIKTMRAYAIWRDQISSELRDQIESSDDKVRRQAIAKAVEESKSELVKTSGSLLDDETIERIYFVLTQLLDERFRRDPSRMQRFREFRQGVSTAFAKWGAIRFTFASHDPFRDRSRMSNSNSRRDPSGMSEKELSAIRLILSDEALDTLALLSNGDGMLEQMALQIWVDEAIRRKSPFANDKTLTQRYQELDSSEREVLDLLPPDRMLKSLSGER, encoded by the coding sequence ATGAGCCAAGATACATTGACTGACGAATCGCCGACGCATCCCGACGACGAACTGCTAGTCGCATACTTAGACGGCGAACTTGATCGCGAATCGCGTACTGAGGTGGAAGACCGATTGGTTGCCGATGCCGACCTGCGAAAACGGTTAAGTCGGCTGCAAGCGGGATGGGAAATGTTGGATGCCATTGCGGTTCCCGATACTTCGGCGAGCCTCGTCGAAACCACTCTCGAACTCGCCATCGCCGACTTGTCACAGCAAACCAGCGTCGGAACTCAGAAGTCCCGAAGTTGGTGGGTGCCCATTTGCCTTGTCGCGGTCATCGGTGCTGCGGCAGCGATCGGATACGCGTATTCGGCTTACGAACGGCAAGTTGCTTTGAAAAACGAGCTGCGGGATTTAGCGATCGCGGAAGACTTGGATGCATATTCGCATGGGGGCAATTTGGAATTGATGCGTTTGTTGTCGGCTAATTCGGACTGGCTGCAACTCGTCTCAACAGCTCGAGAGCTTTCATCGACGGACCAAAGCACCGTGCCGCTTTACCAAGTCGCCATCGAACAGCGGCCTGATGCGATTGAAGATATGCCAATCGAACGTCGTGTTCAGTTGCAGTCGCGGTCAGAGCGTTGGGGGCGATTCGACGAGGCGACTCAGGCGACGATTCGACAAAATGCCGAAGCGACTTGGAGCCAAAGCGATCACGAATCCCTGATCAAGACGATGCGTGCGTACGCGATCTGGCGAGATCAAATTTCAAGTGAACTTCGTGACCAAATCGAGTCTTCCGACGATAAGGTTCGGCGTCAAGCGATTGCCAAGGCAGTCGAGGAGTCCAAGAGCGAATTGGTGAAGACTTCAGGCTCGCTTCTAGATGATGAAACGATTGAGCGAATTTACTTTGTGCTGACCCAGTTGCTTGACGAGCGATTTCGCCGCGACCCATCTCGTATGCAGCGGTTTAGAGAATTTCGTCAAGGAGTCTCCACCGCGTTCGCAAAATGGGGAGCCATCCGTTTCACATTCGCCTCGCATGATCCGTTTCGAGATCGATCACGAATGTCCAATTCGAATTCTCGCCGCGATCCATCGGGCATGAGCGAGAAGGAGCTTTCGGCGATTCGCCTGATTTTGTCTGACGAAGCGCTCGATACGTTAGCGTTGCTTTCCAATGGCGATGGGATGTTGGAACAAATGGCTCTTCAGATTTGGGTCGATGAAGCGATTCGCCGAAAATCACCGTTCGCTAACGACAAGACCCTGACGCAGCGTTACCAGGAACTCGATTCCTCGGAACGCGAAGTCCTGGACCTGCTGCCACCTGACAGGATGCTCAAGAGCCTATCGGGTGAACGATAG
- a CDS encoding VWA domain-containing protein produces MDRVFIERKFRRFIRYHTHVTYPETSERRQQINTLEVIKKLDSIGMGHIDVPIIWDGVHLVDEGKVAGKNEIERRVAATYRSRMWKLTQFLDDMLFMSIRDAPLYQDLANCLREVEFDLIKGRTDIDRAIANIAVIATAKRSLAVGIPSDVITKQINWALREVGNLEADEIELLECLPDEQHLKPTDQIDHDQMADDRGISSIRLVENIETRGRIASLFTDCFGGKKRETSQKELQPLSIRRLDVASRFLAEPSMEALLRISRIANEYVAFQPRYEKKMIPAADGDQTRMRMMESFSELPRLAPAAWALKVAAPKYFRYRLATKSFMVREKIKRSDKKQFFYAMLDRSKSMQKGERIYKLMAILMNRLRAVGRREAILGYSFFDSVVHEEIMVNDVADAKEEIRKLHYEFFIGDDTDINLALREGIKRIRKVVAEIEADRPELIIVTDGDHGINVTEKELKGIILHVFVVEEQNEDLINLAKKTGGVALAEL; encoded by the coding sequence ATGGATCGAGTATTCATCGAGCGAAAATTCCGCCGCTTTATCCGATACCACACTCATGTGACGTACCCCGAAACAAGCGAGAGACGTCAACAAATCAATACGCTAGAAGTGATCAAGAAGCTCGATTCGATTGGGATGGGGCACATCGATGTGCCAATCATCTGGGATGGCGTTCACCTGGTCGATGAAGGCAAAGTAGCTGGCAAGAATGAAATTGAGCGCCGTGTGGCTGCGACGTATCGTTCGCGAATGTGGAAGTTGACGCAGTTCCTCGACGACATGCTGTTTATGTCGATCCGCGATGCTCCTCTTTACCAGGACTTAGCTAATTGTCTACGAGAGGTCGAATTTGACCTGATCAAAGGACGTACTGATATCGACCGCGCGATCGCCAACATTGCCGTGATCGCAACTGCGAAACGATCCCTGGCGGTTGGCATTCCATCCGATGTCATCACAAAACAAATCAACTGGGCTTTGCGCGAGGTCGGCAATCTTGAAGCTGACGAAATCGAATTGCTTGAATGCTTGCCTGATGAACAACACTTGAAACCCACCGACCAAATTGACCATGACCAAATGGCTGATGACCGAGGTATTTCATCGATTCGATTGGTAGAAAACATTGAAACACGAGGCCGAATTGCGTCGCTGTTCACGGATTGTTTTGGTGGTAAGAAACGCGAAACATCCCAGAAAGAACTGCAACCATTGTCGATCCGACGGCTTGATGTCGCGTCAAGGTTCCTGGCTGAACCGAGCATGGAAGCACTTCTTCGTATTTCGCGAATTGCGAACGAGTACGTTGCTTTTCAACCTCGCTACGAAAAGAAGATGATTCCAGCCGCGGACGGAGATCAGACTCGGATGCGGATGATGGAATCGTTCTCTGAACTGCCTCGCCTCGCTCCTGCTGCTTGGGCGTTGAAAGTCGCGGCACCGAAATACTTTCGCTACCGGCTGGCAACGAAGAGTTTCATGGTGCGAGAGAAAATCAAACGCAGTGACAAGAAGCAATTTTTCTACGCGATGCTCGACCGTAGCAAGTCGATGCAAAAGGGCGAGCGAATTTACAAGCTGATGGCGATCTTAATGAATCGTTTGCGTGCGGTCGGACGCCGAGAGGCAATTCTAGGCTACAGCTTTTTTGATTCCGTTGTACACGAAGAGATCATGGTCAATGATGTGGCGGACGCAAAGGAAGAGATCCGCAAACTCCACTACGAGTTCTTTATCGGTGATGACACCGACATTAATCTTGCGCTGCGAGAAGGAATCAAGCGAATCCGGAAAGTGGTTGCGGAAATAGAAGCGGACCGGCCAGAGTTGATCATCGTGACCGATGGCGACCATGGTATCAACGTGACCGAAAAGGAACTCAAGGGTATCATCTTGCATGTGTTTGTCGTCGAAGAGCAAAATGAAGACCTGATCAATTTGGCCAAAAAGACCGGCGGCGTGGCTCTGGCTGAACTTTAG
- a CDS encoding DUF5060 domain-containing protein: MKSLLLHWIFSFVLAFAAALPQLSAGEPIVSDSVVFAEQDGMVAIEAEHFFEQSLTDVRAFYLTNAGTNLDIAPDGDPNHAADASGGAYLEILPDTRRTHADKLTNGINFSGDPGKLAVLRYKVHFSTPGKYYVWVRAYSTGSEDNGLHVGIDGQWPDSGQRMQWCEGKQQWRWESKQRTEKQHCGEPYKIFLEVTEAGEHEIAFSMREDGFEFDKFILTTDRDFARPEDTGPPSLLHKGTLPAPFASMPADSKTMVGQSGALEMPATMFADGTTSGYYVHNQWLAINPEDNKTGFAQHTFPFPTGVYNVILKTVGENDGQSKYEVSVDGESIGGYTNPKSNQTYEEGSKFHQSWPNVTITEGSIIKVTSTIGSADGVEYSRARWSGVHFQPADSATRVAAANALAEQSSQAAKRNATSARNIGRGSPTKPSSHDPRQLPRLADGDGSVQITGEQKAWHKVTLNLDGPYAHEKDNEPNPFTDYRMNVAFTHADGTQYVVPGYFAADGDAANSSAESGTTWRAHFAPDKTGQWSYQISFHAGEGVALNDNAAAKPLANFDQKTGTFDVAASDKQGRDLRGQGRLRYVGKHYLQFAQSGKYFLKVGADAPETLLAYEDFDNTVANNPKRAPLKTWSAHAQDWNAGDPTWKGDRGKGLIGAVNYLSGKGCNAFSFLTYNAAGDGDNVWPFIQREDKLHYDCSKLDQWGVVFDHGTQRGMYLHFKMQETENDDHKKGKGSGRVDASLDGGDLGTQRKLYCRELIARFGHNLALNWNLGEENTQSHLQQQDMINYIAELDAYHHPIVIHTFPDQQDKVYRPLLGNASQLTGASLQNSSLETTHAQTVKWVSESAKAGKPWVVAFDESGSAAHAQCPDLGYNGFDGHDRNGKMAYTQHKVRKQTLWGTLMGGGAGCEYYFGYQFDQNDIVCEDWRSRDQSWDYCRIAIGFFHDNEIPFWEMTNADELVGNPNHDVSRFCFAKPGQVYVAYLSEGGEAKIDLEDAKGELRVQWFNPREGGSLLDGSVSSVQGGSTVSLGTPPNDTEEDWVAVVRK, translated from the coding sequence ATGAAATCGCTTTTGCTTCACTGGATTTTTTCCTTTGTGTTGGCATTTGCCGCAGCCTTGCCCCAGCTTAGTGCGGGCGAACCGATCGTTTCCGATTCCGTCGTATTTGCAGAACAAGACGGGATGGTCGCCATTGAGGCGGAACATTTCTTTGAACAATCGTTAACTGATGTACGAGCGTTCTATTTGACTAACGCAGGTACCAATCTTGACATCGCCCCGGATGGCGACCCGAACCATGCTGCCGACGCCAGCGGCGGTGCCTACCTGGAAATTTTGCCCGACACGCGGCGTACCCATGCCGACAAACTCACCAACGGAATCAATTTTTCCGGTGACCCCGGCAAGTTGGCAGTGCTCCGGTACAAGGTGCATTTCTCGACTCCCGGCAAGTATTACGTTTGGGTTCGCGCTTACTCGACGGGTTCCGAAGACAACGGATTGCATGTCGGTATCGACGGACAATGGCCCGACTCGGGTCAGCGAATGCAATGGTGTGAAGGCAAGCAACAATGGCGTTGGGAAAGCAAGCAACGCACCGAAAAGCAACACTGCGGCGAACCCTACAAGATCTTTCTTGAGGTTACCGAAGCTGGCGAACATGAAATCGCCTTTTCCATGCGTGAAGATGGCTTCGAGTTCGACAAATTTATCTTGACCACCGATCGCGACTTTGCGCGACCAGAGGACACCGGACCACCGAGCCTTTTGCACAAAGGCACGCTCCCCGCGCCTTTTGCGTCGATGCCTGCGGATAGCAAAACGATGGTTGGGCAATCCGGAGCACTCGAAATGCCCGCGACCATGTTTGCCGATGGAACGACATCGGGCTATTACGTTCACAACCAATGGCTCGCCATCAATCCCGAAGACAACAAGACTGGTTTTGCTCAGCACACGTTTCCTTTCCCGACCGGTGTCTACAACGTGATTCTGAAAACGGTGGGCGAGAATGACGGTCAATCCAAGTACGAAGTGAGCGTCGATGGTGAGTCGATTGGTGGGTACACCAACCCCAAAAGCAATCAGACGTACGAGGAAGGAAGCAAGTTTCACCAGTCGTGGCCGAACGTCACAATCACCGAAGGCAGCATCATCAAGGTCACCTCAACGATCGGATCCGCCGATGGCGTCGAATACAGTCGAGCGCGATGGAGCGGAGTTCACTTCCAACCGGCGGACTCGGCGACTCGCGTCGCCGCCGCCAATGCGCTAGCGGAACAGAGTTCGCAAGCCGCCAAGCGAAACGCAACGTCCGCTCGCAATATCGGTCGAGGAAGCCCGACCAAGCCCTCCAGCCATGACCCCAGACAACTTCCTCGTTTGGCAGATGGCGACGGATCGGTGCAAATCACGGGTGAACAAAAAGCATGGCACAAGGTGACGTTAAATCTTGATGGCCCCTACGCCCACGAAAAAGATAACGAGCCCAACCCGTTTACCGATTACCGCATGAACGTTGCGTTCACTCATGCCGACGGCACCCAATACGTGGTGCCGGGATACTTTGCCGCCGATGGCGACGCGGCTAATTCATCAGCGGAATCCGGCACCACTTGGCGAGCTCACTTTGCCCCCGACAAGACAGGCCAATGGTCGTACCAAATTTCATTTCACGCGGGTGAAGGCGTAGCGTTGAACGATAACGCAGCGGCGAAACCGCTTGCCAACTTCGATCAGAAAACCGGGACGTTCGATGTCGCAGCGAGCGACAAGCAGGGCCGCGACCTTCGCGGGCAAGGACGTTTGCGTTATGTCGGCAAACACTATTTGCAGTTCGCTCAATCCGGAAAGTACTTTTTGAAAGTGGGCGCCGATGCACCCGAAACGCTGCTCGCTTACGAGGACTTTGACAACACCGTTGCTAACAATCCGAAGCGCGCTCCGCTTAAAACTTGGTCAGCACACGCGCAAGACTGGAACGCCGGCGACCCTACCTGGAAGGGCGATCGCGGCAAAGGTTTGATCGGGGCGGTGAATTATCTTTCTGGCAAGGGCTGCAACGCGTTTTCTTTCTTGACTTACAACGCCGCTGGCGACGGTGACAACGTTTGGCCTTTTATTCAGCGCGAGGACAAACTGCACTACGACTGCAGCAAACTGGATCAATGGGGCGTCGTGTTCGATCATGGCACTCAACGTGGAATGTACTTGCACTTTAAGATGCAAGAGACCGAAAACGATGATCACAAGAAAGGCAAAGGAAGCGGCCGTGTCGACGCGAGCCTTGACGGTGGCGATCTTGGCACCCAGCGAAAGTTGTATTGCCGCGAACTGATCGCTCGCTTTGGTCATAACTTGGCGTTGAATTGGAACCTTGGCGAAGAGAACACCCAATCGCATCTCCAACAACAGGACATGATCAACTACATCGCTGAACTCGATGCTTACCATCACCCGATCGTGATCCACACGTTCCCCGACCAACAAGACAAGGTGTATCGACCGCTACTGGGCAACGCTTCGCAGCTCACCGGAGCGTCTCTTCAAAACAGCAGCCTCGAAACCACACACGCTCAAACGGTGAAATGGGTTAGCGAGTCCGCGAAGGCGGGCAAACCGTGGGTCGTGGCCTTCGACGAATCAGGTTCCGCCGCGCACGCTCAGTGCCCCGATCTCGGCTACAACGGTTTTGATGGGCACGACCGGAACGGCAAGATGGCCTACACCCAACACAAAGTCCGTAAACAGACCCTTTGGGGGACTCTGATGGGCGGTGGCGCAGGTTGCGAGTACTACTTCGGCTATCAATTCGATCAGAACGACATTGTTTGCGAAGATTGGCGCAGTCGCGATCAAAGCTGGGACTATTGCCGAATCGCCATCGGATTTTTTCACGACAATGAAATTCCGTTTTGGGAGATGACCAATGCGGATGAGCTTGTTGGAAACCCAAATCACGACGTATCGAGGTTCTGCTTCGCCAAACCGGGACAGGTTTATGTCGCGTATCTGTCCGAGGGCGGCGAAGCCAAAATTGACCTCGAGGATGCCAAAGGAGAACTGCGGGTTCAGTGGTTCAATCCTCGTGAAGGTGGATCGCTGCTCGACGGTTCAGTTTCTAGCGTGCAAGGTGGCAGCACGGTTAGCCTTGGCACCCCACCAAACGATACGGAAGAAGATTGGGTGGCCGTGGTTCGCAAGTAG
- a CDS encoding DMT family transporter, whose amino-acid sequence MNRNNLAVHILGFAALLGVVCVWSGWVIASRWGLLQSPLGPMELMLLRFVFAAAVMIPVLLRIGLGGLSWKTCCLLGLTAGPGYTAFTYTGLLYAPAAHGSALTAGMLPLFTIALGVWMGVAKVTPIRLVGLCLMLLAVFAFFLDGRDPSRSEAWIGDLLLLGGPMMWSIYTVRVQALKVDAIRATAIVAVFGCLQFLPVYFLFGDSQRLVEAGPFAVLYQGIFHGWIVVVGSLTLFTYAVRSLGSVVTTLATSTVPGITAVAAVFLLSEPLTGASMVGVALDAAGLVCVAVTMARAAKLAERKDQEIAACQDDSVNELVSPEASEQIEIPAASIACSAISD is encoded by the coding sequence TTGAACCGAAACAATTTGGCTGTTCACATCCTGGGGTTTGCGGCACTGTTGGGAGTGGTCTGCGTTTGGTCTGGATGGGTGATCGCATCACGTTGGGGGCTGCTTCAATCGCCGCTTGGGCCAATGGAGCTGATGTTGTTGCGGTTTGTGTTTGCGGCCGCCGTAATGATTCCTGTGCTGCTTCGTATTGGACTAGGTGGGCTATCGTGGAAGACCTGCTGCTTGCTCGGCTTGACCGCGGGTCCTGGTTATACGGCGTTCACGTATACGGGGCTTCTGTATGCACCAGCGGCACATGGTTCAGCGTTGACAGCCGGGATGTTGCCTTTGTTCACGATCGCGTTGGGAGTGTGGATGGGCGTCGCGAAAGTAACTCCGATTCGTCTGGTCGGTTTGTGCTTGATGCTTTTGGCAGTTTTCGCATTCTTCTTAGACGGTCGTGACCCATCACGAAGCGAGGCGTGGATTGGCGACCTGTTATTGCTTGGTGGCCCCATGATGTGGTCGATCTACACCGTCCGAGTTCAAGCATTGAAGGTGGATGCGATCCGCGCGACGGCGATTGTTGCCGTTTTTGGTTGCCTGCAGTTTTTGCCAGTTTATTTTCTGTTTGGAGATTCCCAACGACTCGTCGAAGCGGGACCGTTCGCCGTCTTGTACCAGGGAATCTTTCATGGCTGGATTGTGGTGGTCGGCTCGTTGACGCTGTTCACTTATGCTGTTCGGTCCCTCGGAAGTGTTGTGACAACGCTCGCCACTTCAACCGTTCCTGGGATCACCGCCGTTGCCGCTGTTTTTCTGTTGAGCGAACCGCTCACGGGCGCATCGATGGTTGGAGTAGCGCTTGATGCTGCGGGACTTGTATGCGTGGCGGTCACGATGGCGAGAGCCGCGAAGCTTGCCGAACGCAAGGATCAAGAGATAGCAGCATGCCAGGACGACTCCGTGAACGAACTCGTATCGCCAGAAGCATCAGAGCAAATCGAAATCCCAGCGGCCTCCATCGCGTGCTCGGCGATCTCGGATTGA
- a CDS encoding DinB family protein: MQSLIDSLFRYNDWANAKIISLCDGISDQQLDEPRAMGFGSLRATLFHILTADEIWLERWQGIPWRPFPKDPQGISVPEIANALETVSAKRDALIAEHSSDGWSQRIAYEDSTKTAFEHRLLDLLLHVFQHGVHHRAQALNYLRTMGRKVPGGIDYLFYRLAMGPTQQSPKTVEEMTQYGLAVNVSIGDDVAWEPPLIDRLFEYSGWAMNKIFEATSQLDSDALDRPFEMGFGSIRKNLIHMLDAERRWAAMYWVDAAKPLSPTDPSTSVTNLAERWRSNAQSRNAFLADVDQAKSQREIEVNFGGPPIRFKMGESAIQLTMHATHHRAQVINMLRRVGSPCGNIDLLYALAEIT, from the coding sequence ATGCAATCGCTTATTGATTCGCTGTTCCGCTACAACGACTGGGCCAACGCCAAGATCATTTCACTCTGCGATGGTATCAGCGATCAACAGCTCGACGAGCCTCGCGCGATGGGCTTTGGTTCACTCAGGGCCACGTTGTTCCATATTCTAACCGCTGACGAAATTTGGCTGGAGCGTTGGCAAGGAATCCCATGGCGTCCGTTCCCCAAAGACCCTCAGGGAATTTCGGTTCCAGAGATCGCCAATGCTTTGGAAACAGTATCCGCAAAACGCGACGCGTTGATCGCAGAACACAGCAGCGACGGTTGGTCACAACGAATCGCGTACGAGGACAGCACGAAAACCGCATTTGAACATCGATTGCTTGATCTGTTGCTGCACGTCTTTCAACACGGGGTACATCACCGTGCCCAAGCGCTCAACTACCTGCGGACCATGGGACGCAAGGTTCCTGGTGGCATTGACTATCTGTTCTACCGGTTGGCGATGGGGCCAACTCAACAGTCCCCCAAAACTGTCGAGGAAATGACTCAGTACGGATTGGCCGTCAACGTCAGCATCGGTGACGATGTAGCTTGGGAACCGCCATTGATCGACCGGTTGTTTGAATACAGCGGTTGGGCGATGAACAAAATCTTCGAAGCTACCTCTCAGCTTGATAGCGATGCATTGGATCGTCCCTTCGAAATGGGATTTGGTTCCATTCGCAAAAACCTAATCCACATGCTCGACGCCGAACGACGCTGGGCAGCCATGTACTGGGTCGATGCTGCGAAACCGCTTTCCCCGACCGACCCATCAACTTCCGTTACGAACTTGGCCGAACGGTGGAGATCCAACGCACAATCGAGGAACGCTTTTTTGGCCGACGTTGACCAAGCCAAGTCGCAACGCGAAATTGAGGTTAACTTCGGTGGTCCCCCCATTCGTTTTAAGATGGGTGAGTCCGCGATTCAACTCACGATGCACGCAACCCATCACCGTGCCCAAGTTATCAACATGCTTCGACGAGTTGGGTCGCCCTGCGGAAATATTGATCTGCTCTACGCTTTGGCAGAGATCACTTAA